In the Streptomyces coeruleoprunus genome, CCCTGAGCAGCGTCGCCCCCGACACCAAGGGCAAGTGGGCGATGGCGCCGCTCCCGCAGTGGACCAAGGGCGACAACGCGACCGGCAGCTGGGGCGGTTCCACCACGGCCGTGACCAACGACTCCCAGCACAAGGCCGCCGCCGCCAAGTTCGCCACCTGGCTGAACACCGACCCCGAGGCGCTGGCCGCGCTGGTGAAGGAGGGCGGCATCTACCCGGCCGCCACCGCCGCCCAGACCAGCGGCGCGCTGTCCGAGGCGCCCGACTACTTCGCCAACCAGCCGGAGTTCTACACCCTGGCCGCCGAGATCGCGAAGACCACCGCCCCCGCGTCCTGGGGCCCGAACGTGAACGTCGCGTACTCCTCCTTCAAGGACGCGTTCGGCAAGGCCGCCAAGGACAAGTCGGACTTCGGTGCCGCCCTGAGGACCATGCAGGACACCACCGTCGCCGACCTGGAGAAGCAGGGCTTCGAGGTCGCTCGGTGAGCAGGATCCACCAGAGGTCGTACGGGGTGAAGGCCGCCCCGTACGGCTTCCTCCTCCCCGCCGTCGTCCTCTTCGCGCTCTTCTTCGCCCTCCCCATCGGCTACGCGCTGTGGCTCAGCCTCCACCGCGTCGAGGTCAAGGGCCTCGGCCTGGGCAAGGGCGCCCGCGAGGAGGTCTGGGCCGGCTTCAGCAACTACGCGGCCGCGCTGACCGACGCCGAGCTGGGCCACGGCGCCCTGCGCGTGCTCGGCTACGGCGCCATCGTGGTGCCCGTCATGCTGGGCCTCGCGCTGCTGTTCGCGCTGCTCCTGGACACCGAGCGGGTCCGGGCGCGGTCGTTCTCGCGGCTCACGATCTTCCTGCCGTACGCCATCCCCGGCGTCGTCGCGGCACTGCTGTGGGGCTTCCTGTACCTGCCGGACGTGAGCCCCTTCCATTACGCCCTCGACGCGATGGGCCTGCCCGGCCCCGATCTCCTCGACGGCGGCGGCCTGTTCGTGGCCCTGGCCAACATCGCCGTGTGGGGCGGCACGGGCTTCAACATGATCGTGATCTACACCTCGCTGCGGTCCATCCCGGCCGAGGTGTACGAGGCGGCGAAGCTCGACGGCGCGACGCCGCTGCAGATCGCGCTGCGCATCAAGATCCCGATGGTGGCGCCGTCGCTGGTGCTGACCTTCTTCTTCTCCGTCATCGCCACCCTCCAGGTGTTCAGCGAACCCACCACGCTCAAGCCGCTCACCAACGGCGTGTCCACCACGTGGAGCCCGCTGATGAAGGTCTACAACGACGCCTTCCTCGGCGGGAACGTGTACGCCGCGTCCGCCACCGCCGTGGTCCTGGCCCTCGCCACCTTCGTCCTCTCCTTCGCCCTGCTCAGGGCCTCCGACTCCGGCTCCCAGCAGGGAGGATCCCGATGAGCACCCTCACCACGCCCGCCCGCAAGGCGGCCCCGGCCGCCGGCACCACGCCCGGCACCTCCCAGGGGCCGCCCCGGCGGATCGCCCTGCTGCCCACGGCCGTGCTGGTGCTCGGCGCGCTGTACTGCCTGCTGCCGGTGGCCTGGGTGCTGGTGGCCGCCACCAAGTCCAGCACGGAGCTGTTCTCCACGTTCACGTTCCTGCCGGGCAGCGGCTTCGGTGAGAACCTGACCGACCTCAACGCGTACCGCGACGGCATCTACTGGCAGTGGATGGCCAACTCCGGCCTGTACGCGGGCCTCGGCGCGCTGTTGTCGACGGTGGTGTCCGCGGTCTCCGGCTACGCGCTGGCGATCTACCGCTTCCCCGGCCGCGAGGCGATCTTCAAGGTGATGCTGGCGGGTGTGCTGATGCCGCCGGTCATCCTCGCCATCCCGCAGTACCTGCTGCTGGCGAAGGTCGGTCTCACGGACACCTACCTCTCCGTGCTGCTGCCGCTGGTCCTCTCCCCGTACGGCGTCTACCTCGGCCGGATCTACGCGGCGGCCGCCATTCCGGCGGAGCTGGTCGAGGCGGGCCGGATGGACGGGGCCGGCGAGTGGCGGATCTTCCTGCGGATCGCCGTCCCGATGATGTCCCCGGGCCTGGTGACGATCTTCCTCTTCCAGTTCGTCGCCATCTGGAACAACTTCCTCCTGCCGTTCATCATGCTCGGCGACGACGGCAAGTTCCCCATGACGGTGGGCCTGTTCACGCTGCTCAAGCAGGGTGCCGGCACCCCCGCCCTGTACACGCTGGTGGTCACCGGGGCGCTGCTCGCGATCGTCCCGCTCATCGCCCTGTTCCTCGTCATCCAGCGGTTCTGGAGCCTCGACCTGTTGTCCGGGGCCGTAAAGTCCTGAGCACAGGGGAACGAGAGGTGAACCAGAACATGGCCCACGGCCCAGAGGGCAGGCGCCGCTCGGTGACGATCCACGACGTGGCGCGCGAGGCGGGCGTCTCGCGCGGCACCGTCTCCCGCGTCCTCAACGGCGGTCACTACGTCAGCCCGGCCGCGCAGGCCGCGGTCGACGCCGCGATCCGCAGGACCGGTTACGTCGTCAACCGGCACGCCCGGTCGCTCATCACCGGCCGGTCGGACTCGGTGGCGTTCCTGCTGACCGAGCCGCAGGAACGGTTCTTCGAGGACCCCAACTTCAATGTCCTGCTGCGTTCCTGCACCCAGGCGCTGGCCGACCGGGACATCCCGCTGATCCTGATGATCGCGGGCACGGAGGGGGAACGGCGCCGCAACCTGCGGTACATCCAGGCCGGTCACGTGGACGGCGTGCTGCTGGTGTCGAGCCACTCCGGCGACCCGATGGCGGACCTGCTGCGCGAGGCGGGCGTGCCGGTGGTCGCCTGCGGCAAGCCGCTCGGGACCGCCGCGCGGGCGAAGGTCAGCTACGTCGCGGCCGACGACCGGGACGGGGCGCGGGAGATGGTGCGCTACCTGTACGCGTCGGGGCGGCGCCGGATCGCGACCGTGGCCGGTCCCGCGGACACGCCGGGCGGCGTCGAGCGGCTGGCCGGCTACCGCGAGACGCTCACCGAGTGCGGACTGCCCGTCGACGAGGCGCTCGTCGCGGTGGGCGACTACAGCCGGGCGAGCGGCGAGGCGGCCGCCGAACTGCTGCTGGAGCGGGCGCCCGACCTGGACGCGGTCTTCGTGGCGTCCGACCTGATGGCGCAGGGCGTGCTGGACGTGCTGGCGCGGGCGGGCCGGCGGGTGCCGGAGGACGTGGCCGTGGGCGGGTTCGACGACTCGCCCGCCGCGCCGGCGTCACGGCCCCCGCTCACCACGATCCGCCAGCCCTGGGACCGGATCAGCGCCGAGATGGTGCGGGTGCTGCTCGCCCGGATAGCGGGCGAGGACCCGGCCGCGGTCATCCTCCCCACGGAGCTGGTGCGCCGGGAATCCGCCTGACGCACCCGGCTCGGAGCGATTCGCCCGCATTCCGCCGAAGTGGCGCGTTTCATGATCTGAGACATGGAGAAACCCGATGATGCTCTGAGAGGATGAACGCCAGGCGCGACAGGGGGGTGTCGATCCGATGAGTGGTGTGTCGCCCGGACCTTTCGGCCTCGCCCGAAGTTCCCGACGAAAGCAGCGGCATCCGGTATGGCGACCACGCTGATCATCACCAACGACTTCCCGCCCCGGCAGGGCGGTATCGAGACGTTCGTCCACGCCCTGGCGACCCGGATGCCGGGCGACGTCGTCGTCTACACGTCGTCGGAGCCGGGGGCGGAGGCGTACGACGCGACGCTGCCGTTCCCGGTGATACGGGACCGGGCACGCACGCTGCTGCCGACCGGACGGGTCACCGCCCGTGCGCTGCGCATAGCCCGGGAGCACGGCTGCGACCGGGTGTGGTTCGGCGCGGCGGCGCCGCTCGCCGCGATGGCGCCCGCGCTGCGGCGCGGCGGGATACGGCGGATGGTGGCCACCACGCACGGCCACGAGATCTGGTGGGCGCGCACGCCCGGGGCCCGGCAGGTGCTGCGGCGGGTCGGCGAGAACGTCGACGTCGTCACGTACCTCGGGGAGTACACGCGCTCCCGCATAGCGTCGGCGCTCGGGCCGCGGGCGCGGACGAGCCGGCTGGTACCGGGCGTGGACGCGGGGGCGTTCCGCCCGGAGGGCATGGCGGACCTGGCGCGAGAGGTCCGCGACCGGCACGGCCTGGAGGGCAAGCGGGTCGTGCTGTGCGTGTCGCGGCTGGTGACGCGCAAGGGTCAGGACACCCTGATCCGCGCACTGCCCCTCGTACGGCAGGCCGTTCCCGACGCGGCCCTCGTCGTGGTCGGCCGGGGCCCGAGGAGCAGCGGCTGCGCGCCCTGGCGCACAAGCACGCCGACGGCGCGGTGGTGTTCGCGGGCGGCATGGACCACGCGGAGACGGCCAAGTACTACGCGGCGGCCGACGTGTTCGCCATGCCGTGCCGTACGCGCAAGGGGGGTCTGGAGGCGGAGGGGCTCGGCATCGTGTTCCTGGAGGCCGCGGCGAGCGGGCTGCCCGTCGTCGTGGGCGACTCGGGCGGCGCGCCGGACACGGTGGTCGACGGGGAGACGGGCGTCGTGGTCGACGGCCGCGACGTGGGCGCGGTCGCGCGGGCGGTCGTCCGGATCCTGCTGTCCCCGGACCGCGGCGAGATGGGCGCGGCAGGCCGCCGGTGGGTCGAGAAGGAATGGTCCTGGGAAGCCTCCGCCCGCCACCTCGCCACCCTCCTGGACCCGGACACGGACCGGCCCAGCGAGACCACCGCCTGACGCACGACGGCAGGCAGGTCATTCCGCCGGGCGGACGCCCGGTTCCAGGGGCTCCGGCTCGGGCGGGTGCGCGCGCAGGCGGATGATGGCGGCGGCGAGGCCGCCCCAGACGATGACGATGGCGATGATCATCATGACGATGGCGCCTGCGGACATCAGGGTTCCTTCCGATCGGCCGGGGCCTCCATGTCGAGGTCGATGTCCTCGCCGCCGGCCTTCCACGGCACGAGGCTGAGGACGACGCCGATGACCAGGGCGGCGAGGGCGACACTCCAGCCGGTGGCGAGCAGGAAGCCGGTGGAGTAGCCCTCGTAGTTCTCGTCGAACTCCTTGCGGACGCTGTCCACCATCATCCAGCCGAGCACGAGCGGGGTGATGACGCCGAGGCAGATGCGCCACCAGTGGCCGAGGCGGACGGCCGAGGTCGCGTCGGCGTGCTGCTGCAACGCGGGCAGCGCCCGGAGCACCCAGGCGATGACCACCAGGGCGACGAGGGCGGCGAGGGCGATTCCGTACTGGTTGATGAAGTGGTCGGACACATCGAGCAGATAGAGGCCGTCGTCCGTCGGGAAGAGCAGGATCGACACCAGCGCGACCAGACCGCCGACGCCGAACACGGCGGTGCGGCGCCGCATGCCGGTGCGGTCCTGCACGGCGGAGACGACGACCTGGACGATGGAGATCAGCGAGGTGAATCCGGCGATGACGAGCGAGAGGAAGAAGAGCACGCCGAACAGTCCGCCGAGCGGCATCTCGGAGATCACCGTCGGGAACGCCACGAAGGCCAGCCCGAGCCCGGACGTGGCGACCTCGCCGACCGGCACCCCGGCGCCGGCCGCCATGAATCCGAGCGTGGCGAAGACGCCGATGCCGGCCAGGATCTCGAACGAGCTGTTGGCGAACCCGGCGACCATCGCCGAGCCGCTGAGGTCGGCGCGCCGTCCCAGGTAGGAGGCATAGGTGACCATGATGCCGAAGCCGATGGAGAGCGAGAAGAAGATCTGCCCGTACGCGGCGACCCACACGCTGCCGTTGGCCAGCTCCGACCAGTCGGGCGAGAACAGCGCGTCGAGGCCCCGCGCGGCGCCGTCCAGGGTGAGCGAGCGGACCACCAGGGCGCCGAAGAACAGAACGAGCATCGGGATGAAGATCCTGTTGGCCCGCTCGATGCCGCGCCGGATGCCGAACGCCAGGACGACCAGGACGACGACCCACACGGCGATCAGCGGCCAGAGCACCCCCGGCACGTACGAGGAGATGCCCCCCGGCCTCTCGGCCACCTTGAGGAACGTACCGAAGAGGAAGCCCTCGGGGTCGTCCCCCCATTGCTGCCCGACCGAGAAGCCGACATAACGGACGGCCCAGGAGAGGATGACGGCGTAGTACGTGGCGATGACGAAGCTGACCATCACTTGCCACCAGCCCAGAGCCTCGGCCGGACGGGCCATGCGGCGCAGCGCCGCCGGCGGGGACATCCGGTACCTGCGGCCGATCGTGTACTCCATGATCAGCAGGGGGATGCCGGCGGTGAGCAGGGCGATCAGGTACGGCAGGAGGAAGGCCCCTCCGCCGTTCTCGTAGGCGATGGCCGGGAAGCGCCAGATATTGCCCAGCCCTACCGCCGATCCGATCGCGGCCAGCAGGAATCCGGTCCGTGTGGCCCACTGCTCGCGGGGCTGTTTCGCCATGCCGTGTCCTCGGGTGGTCGTACCTTCCGCCGAACTGGCCTGATGGCACGTTAACGCGTAGTCGGCGGTACGGCGCGCCGGGAGCCGCGTGCCGCCGCCGCGTCGCCACCCGCGCGGCACCCCTCCTTCGCCGTGGAAGGAGTGCGGGCCACTCCCGCCGACCCCCTCCCCCACCGGGTGACATGACATCAAATCAGCCATGCCGCTGGAGGGTTGGGGATTGTCCGGGTCCGGTGGAATATGGCCTGTCCATGACTTGCGACGCGCTGCGATCAAGTCATCACGATCACGTCACGAGATCTTCACCAGTGCGCCCACGAGGCCGTACGTTGCCCCACACATGATGTGTTCCGGTCAACTTTTTGAGGGGGATGTGATCATGAGGTGGGGGCGCCGTGACAACGGCGCGCATGGTAGACGGGCCCGTTGGCTGATTTCCGGTGTCGTATCGGCGGTGGTGCTCTCCGTGCTGCCGGCCGTCGGTTCCGATCCGGCCGCTGTCGCGGCCGCGGAGGAGACGACCGCGGAGCAGACGGAGGCGCGGCGCGCGCTGCGGGCGGCCAAGGAGTCGGGCCGGCGGGTCGAGGTCCTCGGGGAACGGTCCGAGCGCACGACCGTGTACGCGAACCCGGACGGGTTCACCTTCACGCTGGAGGAGTCCGCCGTCCCCGTCCGGGTCGCGAGGCCCGGCGGTGGCTGGCAGGCTCCGGACGCGACACTGGAGCGCAGGCCCGACGGAACGGTCGCGCCGAAGGCGGCCGCCGTCGCGATGGCGTTCTCCGGCGGCGGGTCGGACGACCCGCTCGTACGGATCGAGGAGCGCGGCCGGTCGATCGCGCTCGGCTGGCCCGGGAAGCTGCCCGCGCCGGAACTCGACGGGGACAGCGCCCTGTACAAGGAGGTGCTGGAGGGCGTCGACCTGAAGGTCACCGCCTCCGCCGAGGGCTTCCGGCACGTGCTGGTCGTCAAGACCCCGCAGGCCGCGGCCCGGCCGGAGCTGAAGCAGATCGACTACTCGCTGAAGGCGCAGGGCCTGCGGATCGTCAAGGGCGCCTCCGGGGCGCTCAGCGCCGTCGACGCGGACGGCCAGTGGGTCTTCCGCGCCCCGCCGGCCCAGATGTGGGACTCGGGCGCCGCCGCCCGTGCCCAGAAGGGCAAGCAGGCCCAGCGGGCTGCGGGCGCCGCCTCTGCCGCGCCGCTGCCCGGCGACCCGGCCGAGGCGGCCGCCCCGGCCGAGCCGGGTGTCGAGCCCGCCGCCGGTGACACCGTCACCACCATGGACGTCAAGGTCGGCCGCGGCTCGCTCGCCGTCGTCCCGAACGCCAGGATGCTCACCGGCACCTCCGCCGACCGCTTCCCGCTCTACATCGACCCCACCGTCACCTGGGGCGAGTCGGAGCGCACCCTGCTGCGCAGCGACGGCTACGAGTCGTACGGCTGGTCCAACGGCAGCGACAACGAGGGCCAGGGCATGGGCAAGTGCGGCACCTACGGGGGCTACTACTGCGGCCCCGGCTATGTGCAGCGCCTGTACTTCGAGTTCTCCCCGGCCAGCCTGAAGGGCAAGAAGATCCTCGACGCCACCTTCCGGGCGACCGAGACCTGGTCCTTCACCTGTGACGCGCGCTGGGTGGACCTCGTCCGTACGAACAACATCTCCTCCTCCACCACCTGGTCGTCGCGCCCGAGCGAGCTGGACTGGATGGTCGACCGGTACGTGTCCGCCGGCCGCGGCACCGCGTGCAGCCCCTCGCAGCCCGCCGCCGCGATCGAGTTCAACGACAACCCGGAGGAGACCAACGAGAACCTGCTGCCCACCGTCCAGAGCTTCGCGGCGGGCAAGTTCTCCCGGCTCACCCTGGAGCTGCGCGCCCACGACGAGACGGACACCTCCGCGTGGAAGCGCTTCCGCAACGACGCCGTGCTCGCGGTGAAGTACGTGGGCGTGCCCGCGACGCCGACCGAGGTCGGCGTGGTCGCCGGATCCAGCTACGTGTGCTCCACCAACTCCGCCGACCCGGACGTCGTGTCGGACCCGACGCCGCTGGTGCAGGGCAAGCCGCGCACCGCGTCCGGCGGCGAGTCCGGGGCGAACCTGCGGATCCGCTGGCGGACGGAGAAGTGGGACGGCTCGGCCTGGGTGCTCGCGCACACGGACCTCGACAGCCCGACCTCCGGGTACGTCGGCAACCTGGTCAAGCAGTCCAGGAGCCTGCCAACCCTCCAGGAGGGCGTGCCCTACCGGCTGAAGGCGCTGACCCTGTCGTACTACGAGGACGGCAGCAACCGGCAGAACTCCGGCTACAGCGCCGCCTGTTACTTCAAGGTCGACCCGACCGCGCCCAAGGCGCCGCAGATCACCTTCGGCACGCCGTACTCCGCGTGCACGCCCAACTCCTGCATCGCGGCCGGCGGCCCTGGCAAGGCGGGCACCTTCACCTTCGCCCCGGCCACCGGTGACACCAACAACGTCGCCTACCAGTACCGGCTGAGCCTCACCGACGCGTGGAAGCCCGCCGGCAGCGGCGCGACGGTCACCACGAGCATCACCCCGGCCCGTTCCGGTACGCACCGGCTGTACGTACAGGCCAAGGACACCGTGGGCCGCTGGGGCGCCCAGAGCGTCGTCGACTTCCTCGTCGCGCAGGGACAGGGCCCGGTCGGGCGCTGGCACTTCGACGAGGCGTCCGGTGCCGCGGTGGACTCCGCCACGGCCGCCGGCACCACCCGCCACGACGCCACCCTCGGGGGCGGCGCCGTCCGCGACGACCGCGGCCGCCGCGGTCTGATCACCCACGACGCCAACGGCGTCGAGCTGGCCTCGCCGATCACCGACAAGGGCCTCGCCCTCAACGGCACCACCGGGTACGCGGCCACGGCCGCCCCGGCCCTGGAGACCCGCTCGGCCTACACCCTGTCCGCCTTCGTCCGCCTGGACAACGCCGACACCTACGCGTCGGTGCTGGGCCAGCGCGGCCCGGACGGCAACCCGTTCGCCTTCTGGTACTCCGGCAACTCCAAGACCTGGTTCTTCGGCATCCGCAAGGCCGACGGCACCGGCTACTACGGCAAGCCCGCCGTGTACCCGGCGAAGACGGGCGTGTGGACCCACCTGGCCGGTACGTACGACCCGGCGGCCAAGGAGCTGAAGTTCTACGTCGACGGCCGGCTCCAGGGTGGCGCCGTCACCGTCGAGGGCTCGTACGAGTCGACGTACCCGCTGCAGATCGGCCGGCTCCAGAACGGCACCAGCAGCTACACGTACTACTTCCCGGGCTCGATCGACGAGGTCGCCGTCTGGCAGCGCGTCCTGACGCACCAGGAGGTCGCCGAGGAGGCGGAGCTGATCCTCTCCGACGGCTTCGCGGCGGCCGAGCTGGTGGCCGACTGGTCCGCCGACCGGGGCAGCGGCACCACCATCGCCGACACCACCTCCGGGTACGGCAAGACGCTCACGCTGACGGGCGCCACGCTCAGCGGCGGGGCCGTCGTGCTGGACGGCGTCGACGACTCGGCCACCGCGCCCGGGCCGCTGGTGTACGAGCACGCCTCGTTCACCGTGTCCACGCTGGTGGAGCTGGACGAGGCCAAGCTGGCGGCCAAGAGCGTCGGCTACACCGGCCAGGTCCTGGGCCAGCGCACCGCCGACGGCTCGTCCTGGGGCTTCTGGTACGAGCTGACCGGCAAGGAGACCGTCCTGAACGAAGAGACGCTGGAGGAGCGGACCGTACCGGTCGGCATCTGGCACTTCGGCCGGCGCAACGCGGACGGGACCTTCACCTCCGTCGTCTCCGACGAGGTGGCCGCCGTGGACAGCCCGGTCCGGCTGACCGGTGTGTACAACTCGCTCAACGGCACGATCAGCCTCTACCTCGGACACAACCTCAACGCGACGCCGAAGGCCTTCACCGTCGCGCTGGGCGAGGGCGAGTTCGCCGTCGGCAAGGGATTCACCGGTAGTGCCTGGGGTCACTACCTGCCGGCCCGCGTCCACGAGGCGCGTGTCTGGGTCGGTGCGATGGCCAGCTCCGAGCAGATCGACCACCGCATCGGCGACTAGTTCGCCACCCCAACGTGCGGGCGGGGCCCGAGGCCCCGCCCGCACCGTCGTCGTACGCACGTGTGCCCCACTCATACCTTCCATTCCGGTTCATGAGGGCGGAATTACATGTCATTCGGAAGACAACGACTCAGACGGCTCCTGATCGGCACGGTCTCCCTCGGCCTCGTCGTCCCCCTGGGCATGGCGCCGTACGCCGTGGCCCGGGAGGCGGACGGCCTCGGCCGGCCCGATGTGCCCAAGACCCGCGTCAGCAAGGTCGAGGCCGTGACCGGGCAGGGCGCCGAGAAGGCCCGGCAGCTGCGCGCCAAGGACGGCGCCGCCAATGCCTCGCAGGCGGCGAAGGCCCGGGCCGAGCGGCGGGCCGGCTGGCCCGGCGCCGGCGGCGCGACCCTGAAGGCGGGCGCCGCCGCGAGCACCGCTCGCGCCGGTGACATCCCGGTCACCCTCGCCCCGCCAGAGCGGGCCGCGGGCTCGCCGGCCGCTCGGCGGCAGGTGGCCGCCGCGGCCGGCGAGGCCCGGGTGACGGTCCTGGACCAGAGGGCCGCCGAGCGCGCCGGCATCACCGGTGTCCTGCTCACGGCCACCGCCGACACCGCCGGCCGCGCCCGGCTGAGCGTCGACTACGGCGGCTTCGCCGGAGCGATCGGCGGCGGCTGGGCGCAGCGGCTGCGCCTGGTGCGGCTGCCCGGCTGTGTGCTGACCACGCCGGAGAAGGCCGAGTGCCGCAAGCCGACCCCGGTGGCCTCGCGCAACGACATCCGCCGGCACACCGTGTCCGCCGAGGTCGCGCTGGGCGCGACGGACCCCGCCGACAGCGGCCCGGCGCCGCAGCTGCTCCCCGCCGCGTCCACCGCCACGGGAGCCACGGTGTTCGCCGTGACCGCGGCGAGCGGCAGCGAGTCCCCGGCCGGTACCGGCGACTACTCGGCGACCGAGCTGAAGGAGTCCTCCTCCTGGGAGGCGGGCGCCAGCTCCGGCGCGTTCACGTGGTCGTACGAGTTCACGACCGCGGAGCCGGCCGCCGGGCCGAGCCCGGACCTGACCCTGTCGTACGACTCGGGCAGCGTGGACGGCCGTACCGCCACCACCAACAACCAGTCCACGTCGGTCGGTGAGGGCTTCTCCCTCACCGAGTCGTACATCGAGCGTTCCTACGGCCGCTGCGACGACGACGGCCACACGGACATCTACGACAGCTGCTGGAAGTACGACAACGCCACCCTGATGCTGAACGGCAAGTCGTCCCGGCTGGTCAAGGACGGCACCACCGGCAAGTGGCGGCTCCAGGGCGACGACGCCTCCACGGTGACCCGCTCGACCGGCGCCGACAACGGCGACGACAACGGCGAGCACTGGACGGTCGTCACCGGTGACGGCACCAAGTACGTCTTCGGCCTCGACAAGCTGGACGGCGCCACCACCCAGCGGACCAACTCCACCTGGACCGTCCCGGTCTTCGGCGACGACTCCGGCGAGCCCGGCTACTCCGCCGGCTCCACCTTCGGCGAGCGGTCCCTGACCCAGGCATGGCGCTGGAACCTCGACTACGTCGAGGACACCGACGGCAACGCGTCCACGTACTGGTACGCCAAGGAGACCAACTACTACAAGAAGAACAAGGCGACCAAGGCGAGCGCCGCCTACACGCGCGGCGGCTACCTGAAGGAGATCGCGTACGGTCTCCGCAAGGGCGCCCTGTTCACGGACGACGCCGACGCCAAGGTCACCTTCGGCCACGCCGAGCGCTGCACCGCGGCGGACTGCTCCTCGCTGACGAAGGAGACCGCCCACAACTGGCCGGACGTCCCGTTCAACGCGATCTGCTCGCAGGACGACACCGAGTGCAACGCCTCGGCGCCGTCCTTCTTCAGCCGCAAGCGGCTCACGGCGGTCCACACGCACGTCTGGGACGCCGCGTCGTCGGCCCACAAGCCGGTCGACTCCTGGACTCTCACCCAGCAGTACCTCGACGGCGGCGACATCGGTGACTCCAGCGACCAGGTCCTCACCCTGAAGTCGCTCCAGCGCACCGGCAAGACCGGTACGGACATCACGCTGAACCCGCTGTCGTTCACGTACCAGATGCGGCCCAACCGGGTCGACGCGACCGACAACATCCTGCCCCTGACCCGCCCCCGGCTGTCCACGATCACCTCGGAGACCGGCGGCATCACCACCGTCACCCTGTCGGGCGCCGAGTGCGTGCGCAGCGAGGTGCTGGGCGCGGCCGAGGACACCAACACCCGCAACTGCTACCCGCAGTTCTGGAACATCAACGGCGCCGAGGAGGCGTCGATCGACTGGTTCCACAAGTACCGCGTCGTGGCCGTGACGATCTCCGACCCGGCCGGCCGGAACGACGTCGTCGAGCACGCGTACGCGTACAGCGGTGCCGCCTGGCGCTACAACGACGAGCCGATGACCCCGAAGGCCGAGCGGACCTGGTCCGACTGGCGCGGCTACCGCGAGGTCACCGTCTACAGCGGCGCCCTCGGCACCACCCGCGGCAAGGCCGTCTCGCTGTTCATGCAGGGCATGCACGGCGACAGGAAGAAGGACGGCACCACCAAGTCGGTCTCCGTCGCGCCGCTGGCGGAACCGGCGCTCGGCGTCGCCGCGGTCACCGACAGCGAGCAGTACGCGGGCCAGCTGCGGCAGACCGTCTCGTACAACGGCACCACCCCCATCACGTCCACCGTCAACGAGCCGTGGTCCAGGGAGACCGCCCGCCAGGACGTCCCGGACGCCGCCGACCTGGTGGCCCGGTTCTCCGGGGTGCAGAGGACCACGGAGTACACGTACCTCACCGTGCCGAAGACCTGGCGCTCCACCGCCACCGCGACGACGTTCGACGCGTACGGCATGGAGAGCACCAAGACGGAGTACGGGGACACCGCGAAGAGCGGCGACGAGACGTGCACCCGCACCTGGTACGCCCGCAACGACGCGGCCGGCATCACCAACCTGGTGTCCCGCACCCGTACGGTCGGCAAGGCCTGCTCCGTCACCGACGCCGGTCTGACCCTGCCGGCGAACAAGGACAGCCGCGGCGACGTCATCTCCGACACCGCCACCGTCTACGACAACGCGGGCGCCACCGGCTGGACCGCGAACCAGACGCCGACCACCGGCAACGCCACCTGGGAGGGACGCGCCACCGGCTACGCCGCGACCGCCGACGTGAGCGGCGACCGCAACCCGACCGGCTGGCAGACCACCGAGGTCACGACCTACGACACCCTCGGCCGCCCGCTGAGCACGAAGGACGCGCTCGGCCAGACCTCCAGCACCGCGTACACGCCGGCGACGGCCGGTCCGCTGACGAAGACGATCACGACCGACACGGCCGGCCACCGCGGGGTCACCTACCTGGACCCGCTGCGCGGCCAGCAGACCGCCACGTACG is a window encoding:
- a CDS encoding sugar ABC transporter permease produces the protein MSRIHQRSYGVKAAPYGFLLPAVVLFALFFALPIGYALWLSLHRVEVKGLGLGKGAREEVWAGFSNYAAALTDAELGHGALRVLGYGAIVVPVMLGLALLFALLLDTERVRARSFSRLTIFLPYAIPGVVAALLWGFLYLPDVSPFHYALDAMGLPGPDLLDGGGLFVALANIAVWGGTGFNMIVIYTSLRSIPAEVYEAAKLDGATPLQIALRIKIPMVAPSLVLTFFFSVIATLQVFSEPTTLKPLTNGVSTTWSPLMKVYNDAFLGGNVYAASATAVVLALATFVLSFALLRASDSGSQQGGSR
- a CDS encoding carbohydrate ABC transporter permease — protein: MSTLTTPARKAAPAAGTTPGTSQGPPRRIALLPTAVLVLGALYCLLPVAWVLVAATKSSTELFSTFTFLPGSGFGENLTDLNAYRDGIYWQWMANSGLYAGLGALLSTVVSAVSGYALAIYRFPGREAIFKVMLAGVLMPPVILAIPQYLLLAKVGLTDTYLSVLLPLVLSPYGVYLGRIYAAAAIPAELVEAGRMDGAGEWRIFLRIAVPMMSPGLVTIFLFQFVAIWNNFLLPFIMLGDDGKFPMTVGLFTLLKQGAGTPALYTLVVTGALLAIVPLIALFLVIQRFWSLDLLSGAVKS
- a CDS encoding LacI family DNA-binding transcriptional regulator, translating into MAHGPEGRRRSVTIHDVAREAGVSRGTVSRVLNGGHYVSPAAQAAVDAAIRRTGYVVNRHARSLITGRSDSVAFLLTEPQERFFEDPNFNVLLRSCTQALADRDIPLILMIAGTEGERRRNLRYIQAGHVDGVLLVSSHSGDPMADLLREAGVPVVACGKPLGTAARAKVSYVAADDRDGAREMVRYLYASGRRRIATVAGPADTPGGVERLAGYRETLTECGLPVDEALVAVGDYSRASGEAAAELLLERAPDLDAVFVASDLMAQGVLDVLARAGRRVPEDVAVGGFDDSPAAPASRPPLTTIRQPWDRISAEMVRVLLARIAGEDPAAVILPTELVRRESA
- a CDS encoding methionine/alanine import family NSS transporter small subunit — translated: MSAGAIVMMIIAIVIVWGGLAAAIIRLRAHPPEPEPLEPGVRPAE
- a CDS encoding sodium-dependent transporter gives rise to the protein MAKQPREQWATRTGFLLAAIGSAVGLGNIWRFPAIAYENGGGAFLLPYLIALLTAGIPLLIMEYTIGRRYRMSPPAALRRMARPAEALGWWQVMVSFVIATYYAVILSWAVRYVGFSVGQQWGDDPEGFLFGTFLKVAERPGGISSYVPGVLWPLIAVWVVVLVVLAFGIRRGIERANRIFIPMLVLFFGALVVRSLTLDGAARGLDALFSPDWSELANGSVWVAAYGQIFFSLSIGFGIMVTYASYLGRRADLSGSAMVAGFANSSFEILAGIGVFATLGFMAAGAGVPVGEVATSGLGLAFVAFPTVISEMPLGGLFGVLFFLSLVIAGFTSLISIVQVVVSAVQDRTGMRRRTAVFGVGGLVALVSILLFPTDDGLYLLDVSDHFINQYGIALAALVALVVIAWVLRALPALQQHADATSAVRLGHWWRICLGVITPLVLGWMMVDSVRKEFDENYEGYSTGFLLATGWSVALAALVIGVVLSLVPWKAGGEDIDLDMEAPADRKEP